The Effusibacillus pohliae DSM 22757 genome segment GGCAGGGGGTTGTACCGATCTCGGATGTCAAATCGATCGGCGAGGATGCGGTGACGGTCGAATCTCCGGAGTGCATCCGGGAACTCGCTCCACAAGAGGGACAGCGGCGTTTGCTTTGCGGCAAGCAGGCGCTGGTCGGCAAAGAACTGTATACGGAAAATGGAACGGTGCTGGGAACGGTGGCAGATGTTTACATCGCTTCGCAAACGGACAACATAGTAGGGTACGAAGTGTCGGACGGCTTGCTGGCGGATCTGACGGCCGGGCGCAAGTGGATGCCCTTTTCGGACACGCTGCAGATCGGGGATCAGATCATCGTCAAGGCAAACGCCAGACTTTCCGACCTGCAATCCGATACGTAGGAGTGGATGCAGCTTGATGCGCTGTCCCAATTGCAATTGCCGCGACATCGGAAAAATCGGCACCAACCAGTACTATTGCTGGGAGTGTTTCGTCGAGTTCAGCATGATCGGCGAACAAGTCAAACTGTACCAGGTGGAAGAGGACGGATCTCTCAGTCTGTTCAACGATCTTTCCGGAAGCGGGACACGAGTGCAGCAGATTTGACCCATTCGGTGAAGGAGGAACGAAAATGTCCAAGATCGATTCGGCCAACAGGATGGAGCAGATCCCTCCGCGCAAACTGGGCGACACGTGGGAAGGCTGGTCGGGCGAAATTGAAGAAAACAATGGGGATCTCGCCACATCTCCTTGGTACTTCCTCTCTTTTTACGGACTCGCTGTGCTGATCCTGCACGGGGTCGCCTGGCTGCTTTGGTTCCTGGCGGAACCGCGGCTGGCGGAAATCGGCGTGTGGCTGAAAAAGACGGTTTTCGCCGGCGGCATAGCTGTGCTCGGAACGATGGATCTTGGGCTGTTGCTGATCGTTGCCACTGTGATCACCGGCCAAAATTTTGTCCCCTACTACAAAGGAAAACATATCGCTTTGTCCCCGCTGCTGCCGGCGATTGTCAAGATCGGCACGGCAGTGGGGCTGTCCAAGGATCGCATCTCCAACTCTTTGCTGCAGGTCGGGAATCGGATCACAGCGGCCAATATCGGGCGGGTTCAATCGAACGAACTGTTGATTCTGCTGCCCCGCTGCCTGACCAAAGTGATGCGGGATGCAGTCAATGAACTGGCCGGCCGTTATGGGGTGGTTGCGTATGTGTGCAGCGGCGGCCAGCAAGCCCGCCAACTGCTCGCCGAGAAAAAACCGAAAGGTGTGATCGCGGTCGCCTGTGAACGCGACCTGATGGCCGGCGTGCAGGATGTGGGAGCGGCGATACCGGTGATCGCGATCGCCAACAAGCGCCCGGAAGGCCCCTGCCGCAATACGCATATTGATATGTTGGAAATGGAAAACGCGTTCCGCACGTTTCTCGGCGAACGGCCAATCGACCGGACGGGTGAACAACTGGAACTGGTAAAATGAGGTAATATGCGCAGTTGATGCTTGACAAGCCTCCTCCCCTGTCGCTTAATGGTAATGTGAGTTCAGGCTGCAGCGGGAGGTTATCGCTTTGTCGAAAATCCGTCTTTTTCTTGCAATGATCAAGTTTGAACATACGATCTTCGCTCTGCCGTACGCTTATATCGGCATGATCATGGCCAGCTTTTACAAGGACGGGACCTGGCCTGGCTGGCGAACGTTTTTTTGGGTGACGTTGGCGATGGTCGGGGCGAGAAGCGCGGCGATGGCGCTGAACCGGTTGATCGATCGACAAATCGACGCGAAAAATCCGCGAACCGCTGACCGCGAACTGCCAAAAGGCGCGATCACGAGTTTTGAGACGTTGCTGTTTATCATTGCCTCCCTCGTGCTGCTCGGCATATCGGCATGGATGCTGAACCCGCTGTGCTTCTACCTGATGCCGCTGGCGGTATTTTTCCTCGTAGTCTATTCCTATACCAAGCGGTTCACTTGGGCGTGCCATCTCGTGCTTGGCATCACGGACGGACTGGCGCCGCTTGGTGCCTGGATCGCTGTCACCGGCAAATTCGATCTGCCGGGCCTGCTGTTGGCAGGTGCAGTAGCTGCGTGGATCGCAGCGTTTGACATCATTTACGCCTGCCAGGACGTGGAGTTTGACCGGCGCGAAGGTCTGTACTCGATCCCGGCGCGCTTTGGCATCGCCGAGGGATTGTGGATTTCCCGGGCGCTGGATGTGTTGACGATCGTCCTGTTTTTGCTGATTCCTCTGTACGTGTCGCTCGGCCCGATTTATTATGTGGGTGTGGTGGTGGTGGCCGCACTGCTGGTCTATGAACATCTGATTATCTCGCCAAACGATATGTCACGGATCGACATTGCCTTTTTCAAGGTAAACAGTATCATTGCGACGGTGGCATTCCTGTTTACGTTTACCGACATCGGGTTGCGATTGTGGCGGTAGCCGGTCAGAAAACGGACAGGGACCACCCGAGCGGGAAGGACCAATCGGTATGAAACGGGTAGGTTTGGCTTTGGGGGGCGGCGCTGTGCGCGGTCTGGCGCATATCGGCGTGCTGAAAGTACTGCAGCGGCATCAAATCCCGATCCACTACATTGCCGGCACCAGCATGGGGGGCCTGATCGGGGGCCTGGTGGCGGCCGGCATCGCGCCGGAAGAAATCGAGGAGTTTATTTATGCGACGCCCACCTATCGGTTGGTCGACTTTGCGATTCTCAAACGGGGAATCCTGGCGGGCGACAAGATTTACACCCTGCTGATCCAAATGTTGGAACAGAAAGGGTTGGGCGATGTGCAAATCGAGGATCTGCCGATCACCTTCCGGGCGGTTTCGGTCGATCTGAAGCGTGGCCAGATTTTTCTGTTTGAACGGGGCAGCCTGCTGCTGGCGATTCGGGCAACCACTTCGATCCCCGGCCTGTTCGCGCCGGTGGCGTATCAGGACAAAGTGTTGGTGGACGGCGGCATTCTCAACAACCTGCCGGCCGATCTG includes the following:
- a CDS encoding PRC-barrel domain-containing protein, with the protein product MRRARPWIGLPVIELRNGSRLGQVVDLLFQQDNRLDALLVERDGLFAGQGVVPISDVKSIGEDAVTVESPECIRELAPQEGQRRLLCGKQALVGKELYTENGTVLGTVADVYIASQTDNIVGYEVSDGLLADLTAGRKWMPFSDTLQIGDQIIVKANARLSDLQSDT
- a CDS encoding UbiA-like polyprenyltransferase — encoded protein: MALSKIRLFLAMIKFEHTIFALPYAYIGMIMASFYKDGTWPGWRTFFWVTLAMVGARSAAMALNRLIDRQIDAKNPRTADRELPKGAITSFETLLFIIASLVLLGISAWMLNPLCFYLMPLAVFFLVVYSYTKRFTWACHLVLGITDGLAPLGAWIAVTGKFDLPGLLLAGAVAAWIAAFDIIYACQDVEFDRREGLYSIPARFGIAEGLWISRALDVLTIVLFLLIPLYVSLGPIYYVGVVVVAALLVYEHLIISPNDMSRIDIAFFKVNSIIATVAFLFTFTDIGLRLWR
- a CDS encoding patatin-like phospholipase family protein, whose protein sequence is MKRVGLALGGGAVRGLAHIGVLKVLQRHQIPIHYIAGTSMGGLIGGLVAAGIAPEEIEEFIYATPTYRLVDFAILKRGILAGDKIYTLLIQMLEQKGLGDVQIEDLPITFRAVSVDLKRGQIFLFERGSLLLAIRATTSIPGLFAPVAYQDKVLVDGGILNNLPADLARREGVDAVVAVDVEREHEEQEPRNIFEVLYRSYSIMTTTIRRANLRYADVVLRPRVGHILAFDFSKVRESIEAGERAAERKLKQVAQLLE
- a CDS encoding DUF116 domain-containing protein is translated as MSKIDSANRMEQIPPRKLGDTWEGWSGEIEENNGDLATSPWYFLSFYGLAVLILHGVAWLLWFLAEPRLAEIGVWLKKTVFAGGIAVLGTMDLGLLLIVATVITGQNFVPYYKGKHIALSPLLPAIVKIGTAVGLSKDRISNSLLQVGNRITAANIGRVQSNELLILLPRCLTKVMRDAVNELAGRYGVVAYVCSGGQQARQLLAEKKPKGVIAVACERDLMAGVQDVGAAIPVIAIANKRPEGPCRNTHIDMLEMENAFRTFLGERPIDRTGEQLELVK